One Novosphingobium sp. EMRT-2 DNA segment encodes these proteins:
- a CDS encoding CDP-alcohol phosphatidyltransferase family protein — translation MQDPLNLYLYHPLSWQLARRLAHTPVTPNMVSVAGGLFVVAAGFCYWGVPWPLGAALGMALHMTWHIVDGADGDLARVTGKSSPLGEMVDGICDYTSHIVLYVLLAFVLTRTMGAGWAWFWTLAAGASHIVQSNHVEVQRRFYQYWMYGVPWLHNAKGDQPGLFEEKRGPWRIFLQTIVRLYLRLAAGMSPHALVIDGAVKAAQADPARLAAIRAEVRREQQPLLRVLKLLGPNPRAIVLGLAMFAGSPLYYFLYQTVVLNLLMAVSVQLHNAAAMRTAQRLEAEGLTA, via the coding sequence ATGCAGGATCCGCTGAACCTGTACCTCTATCATCCGCTGTCCTGGCAGCTGGCGCGCCGGCTCGCGCACACGCCGGTGACGCCCAACATGGTTTCGGTGGCCGGGGGCCTATTCGTCGTGGCGGCGGGTTTCTGCTACTGGGGCGTGCCGTGGCCGCTCGGCGCGGCGCTGGGCATGGCGCTGCACATGACCTGGCATATCGTCGATGGCGCGGACGGCGATCTGGCGCGGGTTACCGGCAAGTCCAGCCCGCTCGGCGAAATGGTCGACGGCATTTGCGACTATACCAGCCATATCGTGCTCTACGTGCTGCTCGCCTTCGTGCTCACGCGCACGATGGGGGCGGGCTGGGCCTGGTTCTGGACGCTGGCGGCGGGCGCCAGCCACATCGTGCAGTCGAACCACGTCGAAGTGCAGCGGCGCTTCTACCAGTACTGGATGTACGGCGTGCCCTGGCTGCACAACGCCAAGGGCGACCAGCCGGGCCTGTTCGAGGAGAAGCGCGGCCCCTGGCGCATCTTCCTGCAGACCATCGTGCGGCTTTACCTGCGGCTGGCGGCGGGCATGTCGCCCCACGCGCTGGTGATCGACGGCGCGGTCAAGGCGGCGCAGGCCGATCCCGCGCGGCTGGCGGCGATCCGGGCCGAAGTGCGGCGCGAACAGCAGCCCTTGCTGCGCGTCCTGAAGCTGCTCGGCCCCAACCCGCGCGCAATCGTGCTGGGCCTGGCGATGTTCGCGGGCAGCCCGCTTTACTATTTCCTGTACCAGACGGTGGTGCTGAACCTGCTGATGGCCGTGTCCGTCCAGCTTCACAACGCGGCGGCGATGCGCACCGCGCAGCGGCTGGAGGCCGAGGGGCTGACGGCCTGA
- a CDS encoding lipopolysaccharide biosynthesis protein — translation MTAEGTPQKVIARGVGSNAFSFIIRFAARASFLYIGARLYGAAAYGVFSLAVAVVELMVPVASLGLKRMIFPWLEEQANTGAADARPATHVLLDALLLTVLSGLGIAGVVALGAQVLPAAMVSDHLRFALAVLAPAVLGQAAGDVALAATRWTHMMRYEVMARGVIEPYVATAVTFAAWYAGFTETGLLFGYWAGSLALAGTALWSARHSLGPLRLARWRPHAGALTQRARSLLPASGSDLLTSLAQRIDLYLVGFLLGDAPAGVYGVLRQLRTPITQVRQSFDGILTPLIARTMRAAGDVVTGEATAAATRLILTIQLAIVLLMAAAGEPLLALFGPHYVVGYHALIVMVLAETVNGAFGVGELILYYRRPALALLINVVLIAIAAILVPLLAPAFGILGASAAMLLAAVVATLLRRHWLKQLGVRQPPLHAAAPVIGALAGGAAGLLLQEALADVFRAPARIEAIATPLLALAVYGLTIRLWTTLRPGVLSMARFRVL, via the coding sequence ATGACGGCAGAAGGGACGCCCCAGAAGGTTATTGCCAGGGGCGTGGGCTCCAATGCCTTCAGCTTCATCATCCGTTTCGCGGCACGGGCCTCGTTCCTCTATATAGGGGCGCGGCTCTATGGCGCGGCGGCCTATGGCGTGTTCAGCCTGGCGGTGGCGGTGGTCGAACTGATGGTCCCGGTCGCCAGCCTCGGGCTGAAGCGGATGATTTTCCCGTGGCTGGAGGAGCAAGCCAATACCGGCGCCGCCGATGCGCGGCCGGCCACGCATGTCCTGCTCGATGCGCTGCTGCTGACCGTTCTGTCCGGCCTTGGCATCGCGGGCGTGGTGGCGCTCGGCGCGCAAGTGCTGCCCGCGGCCATGGTGTCCGACCATCTTCGCTTCGCACTGGCCGTGCTGGCGCCGGCGGTGCTGGGACAGGCCGCGGGCGATGTCGCCCTGGCCGCCACGCGCTGGACCCACATGATGCGCTATGAAGTCATGGCGCGCGGCGTGATCGAGCCCTACGTCGCCACGGCGGTGACGTTCGCCGCCTGGTATGCCGGCTTTACCGAAACCGGCCTGCTGTTCGGCTACTGGGCCGGCAGCCTGGCGCTGGCGGGCACCGCGCTGTGGAGCGCGCGCCATTCGCTGGGTCCGTTGCGTCTTGCCCGGTGGCGCCCCCATGCCGGCGCGCTGACGCAGCGCGCCCGTTCGCTGCTGCCCGCCAGCGGCAGCGACCTGCTGACCTCGCTGGCGCAGCGCATCGACCTCTATCTCGTCGGCTTCCTGCTGGGGGATGCGCCCGCCGGCGTCTATGGCGTGCTGCGCCAGCTGCGCACGCCGATCACGCAAGTGCGCCAGTCGTTCGACGGCATCCTGACCCCGCTGATTGCGCGCACGATGCGCGCCGCCGGCGATGTCGTGACCGGCGAAGCCACCGCCGCCGCGACGCGGCTGATCCTGACGATCCAGCTCGCGATCGTGCTGTTGATGGCCGCGGCAGGCGAACCGCTGCTGGCCCTGTTCGGCCCGCACTACGTCGTCGGCTATCACGCGCTGATCGTCATGGTGCTGGCCGAAACGGTCAACGGCGCGTTCGGCGTGGGCGAACTGATCCTCTACTATCGCCGGCCGGCGCTGGCGCTGCTGATCAACGTGGTACTGATCGCTATCGCCGCCATCCTGGTTCCGCTGCTGGCGCCGGCGTTCGGGATACTCGGCGCGTCGGCCGCCATGCTGCTGGCGGCGGTCGTCGCCACGCTGCTGCGCCGGCACTGGCTCAAGCAACTGGGCGTGCGGCAACCTCCGCTCCACGCCGCCGCCCCCGTGATCGGCGCGCTGGCCGGCGGCGCGGCGGGGCTGCTGCTCCAGGAAGCGCTGGCCGATGTGTTCCGGGCGCCGGCGCGGATCGAGGCGATCGCCACGCCGCTGCTGGCGCTGGCGGTCTATGGCCTCACGATCCGCCTGTGGACGACGCTGCGCCCCGGCGTACTCTCGATGGCGCGCTTCCGGGTGCTGTAA
- a CDS encoding MFS transporter, whose product MHEKDHLPPERMALLFAVMLVTAAGNTAMQSVMPSIGTHLGIADVWVSLAYSWSALLWMLMAPYWARRSDRRGRKAMMALGMAAFALSFSLCGLTLFAGLHGVFGGTATILIFAAARSLYGMFGSASPPAVQAYVASRTGPEERTQALSLVASSFGLGTVLGPALAPLLIVPGLGLIGPFAAFSVFALLVLVTLRLRLPDDDPRFAGRGEVMAAPFSASSNPRMVEDHPDGSPEELPEAEPQHAGGDRLRWSDPRLRGWLAAGVLGGHAQSILLGVIGFLLLDRLGLRHQPDAAAGSIGLVLMCGAIATLLAQWGLIPMLRLGPRASTLWGMGLCCIGTVPLATGLDLHTITVGFAICSLGFGLFRPGFTSGASLAVGRAEQGQAAGIVAAVNGSAYIVAPAIGVWLYNHSHWLAWIVVEALAIGAVVLCVLLMRTPLRTPSHHA is encoded by the coding sequence ATGCACGAGAAGGACCACTTGCCGCCGGAACGCATGGCGCTGCTGTTCGCGGTCATGCTGGTCACCGCGGCGGGCAACACCGCGATGCAATCGGTGATGCCGTCGATCGGCACGCACCTTGGCATCGCCGACGTGTGGGTCAGCCTCGCCTATTCCTGGTCCGCGCTGCTGTGGATGCTGATGGCGCCCTACTGGGCGCGCCGGTCGGACCGGCGCGGCCGCAAGGCGATGATGGCGCTGGGCATGGCCGCCTTCGCGCTGTCGTTCTCGCTGTGCGGGTTGACGCTGTTCGCCGGCCTGCACGGCGTGTTCGGCGGCACCGCCACCATCCTGATCTTCGCCGCCGCCCGTTCGCTCTACGGCATGTTCGGATCGGCCTCCCCGCCGGCGGTGCAGGCCTATGTCGCCAGCCGCACCGGCCCGGAAGAGCGCACGCAGGCGCTGTCGCTGGTGGCGTCGAGCTTCGGCCTCGGCACCGTGCTGGGGCCGGCGCTGGCGCCGCTGCTGATCGTTCCCGGCCTGGGCCTGATCGGTCCTTTCGCGGCCTTTTCGGTGTTCGCCCTGCTCGTGCTGGTCACGCTGCGCCTGCGCCTGCCCGATGACGATCCGCGCTTCGCCGGGCGCGGTGAAGTCATGGCGGCGCCGTTCAGCGCCTCGTCCAACCCGCGCATGGTGGAAGATCATCCCGACGGATCGCCCGAGGAACTGCCCGAGGCCGAGCCACAGCACGCGGGCGGCGACCGGCTGCGCTGGAGCGACCCGCGCCTGCGCGGCTGGCTTGCCGCCGGCGTGCTGGGCGGCCACGCGCAGTCGATCCTGCTGGGCGTGATCGGCTTTCTCCTGCTCGACCGGCTGGGCCTGCGCCACCAGCCGGACGCCGCCGCCGGATCGATCGGGCTGGTGCTGATGTGCGGCGCGATCGCCACGCTGCTGGCGCAATGGGGGCTGATCCCGATGCTGCGCCTGGGGCCGCGCGCCTCCACGCTGTGGGGCATGGGGCTGTGCTGCATCGGCACCGTGCCGCTGGCGACCGGGCTGGACCTGCACACCATCACCGTCGGCTTCGCGATCTGCTCGCTGGGTTTCGGCCTGTTCCGGCCCGGCTTCACCTCGGGCGCGAGCCTGGCCGTTGGCCGCGCCGAACAAGGGCAGGCGGCGGGGATCGTCGCGGCGGTCAACGGTTCGGCCTATATCGTCGCGCCGGCGATCGGGGTGTGGCTCTACAACCATTCGCACTGGCTGGCGTGGATCGTGGTGGAAGCGCTGGCGATCGGGGCCGTGGTGCTGTGCGTGCTGCTGATGCGCACGCCGCTGCGCACGCCTTCGCACCACGCCTGA